The Zetaproteobacteria bacterium genomic interval GAAGCGTGGAGCGATCCATACCCGGCGTCGTTGCGCGCTCCCCGGCAAAGCCGATCCCATCGCACCCTCCTTCCATGATCCGACCGCAAAACATCCGTCCGTGGACGTTTCGGCTTCACGGGAATCGAAGAGCACGGTCTTCGGATTCCCTTGCACAACCGTCACTTGCATATGCAAGCTTCGGTTTTGCGCGGCACGCCAGCGCCGCGATGACCGCTTCTTGCGGGGCCATCCTTCCATGGATGGTCCGCTCAGGCGGCCGTGGACGAAACCCCCGTCGATCCCCCGACAAATCGGGAGCATGACCGCATCACCGACGATGCACCACGCATCACAGCATCTGTTTCATCCGGTAGATCTCCGCCAGGATCACCGCCACCGCCTCGAACAGCTCTTCGGGGATCTCCTGGCCGATCTCGACGTGGGCGAACAAGGAACGTGCCAACGGCTTGTTCTCCCGGATCGGCACCCCGTGTTCGAGGGCGATCTCACGGATACGCTGCGCCAGCCGGTCCGCTCCCTTGGCCACCACCACCGGCGCGCCGCTGCCTCCCAATTCATATTTCAGTGCCACCGCATAGTGGGTCGGGTTGGTGATCACGACATCCGCCTTGGGCACGTCCTCCATCATCCGCCGCTGGGCCATCTCACGCTGCAGCTGCTTGATCTTGCTCTTGACCAGCGGATCGCCCTCGGTCTCCTTGTTCTCGTCCTTGATCTCCTTCATCGACATGCGCAGCGAGCGGAGGTACTCCCACCGTTGGTAGAGGACGTCGGCCAGCGCCAGGGCCACGAATAGCGCGGCGACCATCGCCGCCATCCGCACCGTTCCGCGGGCCATGACGGCGCCGATCTGCGCCACATCCATCCGGATCCCCTCCACGGCCAAGGGAAGCATCGAGGCGATGAGGTACCAGCAGATCGCGCCGATCAGCACCAGCTTCAGCACCGACTTGACCAGCTCGGCCAGCCCCTTGGAGGAGAAGAGACGCCCCAGACCGGAGATCGGGTTGATCCGGGAGAACTTGGGTTGCAACGTCTCGAGTGCAAAGACGGGGCCGGTGACCAGCACCGTCACCAGCATCCCGAGCGCCACCACCGGCAGCGCCACCGGCAGGACCATCAGGGCGATCTGGCCGGCCAGCGTGATCAACAGGTCGACCATCCCCTCCGGCGTCCAATCCACGTGGATCGACCCGGCCAGGAAGCGCTCCATCAGCCGGCTGCTGTGGCCGTAGATCCAGCCGCCGACGCCGGTGACCAGCAACGAGGCGATCATCAGGAAGGAGACGGCGGTGGAGGG includes:
- the flhB gene encoding flagellar biosynthesis protein FlhB, translated to MAEEQDKSQQTEEPTSKRLSDAREKGQVPNSKEPSTAVSFLMIASLLVTGVGGWIYGHSSRLMERFLAGSIHVDWTPEGMVDLLITLAGQIALMVLPVALPVVALGMLVTVLVTGPVFALETLQPKFSRINPISGLGRLFSSKGLAELVKSVLKLVLIGAICWYLIASMLPLAVEGIRMDVAQIGAVMARGTVRMAAMVAALFVALALADVLYQRWEYLRSLRMSMKEIKDENKETEGDPLVKSKIKQLQREMAQRRMMEDVPKADVVITNPTHYAVALKYELGGSGAPVVVAKGADRLAQRIREIALEHGVPIRENKPLARSLFAHVEIGQEIPEELFEAVAVILAEIYRMKQML